A genomic region of [Eubacterium] eligens ATCC 27750 contains the following coding sequences:
- a CDS encoding DUF6063 family protein → MENRNLDKALDIVSKLITGENVSERGENAALYQEYNNNAEVYDIVHMSLKKLNLNIYEYNNGLYVSAGDNNRVFGYSNEELRNVLGLRVNKELYLAYFIIYNIITEFYSDTMSSTYAEFIRLEDIIKNVDKTTGGIVDKSAGLVLDEVEENSFKQIALTWDELPVTTVEDQTGARAARNSKSGMVKLVLNFCVAQELLVESQDRYYPTDRFRSLIENYFDDYRGRFAELMNGGRDATD, encoded by the coding sequence ATGGAGAATAGAAATCTAGATAAGGCGCTGGACATAGTTTCCAAGCTTATCACAGGGGAAAATGTGTCTGAGAGGGGCGAGAATGCAGCTCTTTATCAGGAATACAATAATAATGCAGAAGTGTATGACATCGTTCATATGTCACTTAAGAAACTTAATCTTAACATATATGAATATAACAATGGTCTGTATGTGAGTGCAGGTGATAATAACAGGGTGTTTGGATATTCTAATGAGGAATTAAGAAATGTACTTGGATTAAGAGTTAACAAAGAATTATATCTTGCGTATTTCATAATCTACAACATAATAACAGAGTTTTATTCAGATACAATGAGTTCAACTTATGCTGAGTTCATAAGACTTGAGGACATCATTAAAAATGTTGATAAGACAACAGGTGGTATTGTCGATAAGAGCGCAGGGCTTGTGCTTGATGAGGTTGAGGAGAACAGCTTTAAGCAGATAGCACTTACATGGGACGAGCTTCCGGTGACAACAGTAGAGGATCAGACAGGAGCGAGAGCAGCAAGAAATTCCAAGTCGGGTATGGTAAAGCTTGTGCTTAATTTCTGCGTTGCGCAGGAACTTTTAGTTGAGAGTCAGGACAGATATTATCCGACAGACAGATTCAGAAGTCTTATAGAGAATTATTTTGATGATTACAGAGGACGATTTGCCGAACTTATGAATGGAGGACGCGATGCCACAGATTAA
- the recR gene encoding recombination mediator RecR, giving the protein MDIYSGHINRLIEELSRLPGVGAKSAQRLAFHIINMPESEVKSLADTMIDAKQHIHYCKECFTLTDEELCPICRDQKRDHKTIMVVEHTRDMAAYEKTGKYEGVYHVLHGAISPMLGIGPADIRLKELMVRLQGDVDEVIIATNSNLEGETTAMYISKMIKPTGIKVTRIASGVPVGGDLEYIDEVTLLRALDGRTEL; this is encoded by the coding sequence ATGGACATCTACAGTGGTCATATTAACAGATTAATTGAAGAATTGTCGAGATTACCAGGGGTTGGGGCGAAGAGTGCCCAGCGCCTGGCATTTCACATTATAAACATGCCTGAGTCTGAGGTTAAGAGCCTTGCAGACACAATGATTGATGCAAAGCAGCATATTCACTACTGTAAGGAGTGTTTTACACTTACAGATGAAGAACTGTGTCCGATATGCCGCGACCAGAAAAGAGACCATAAGACAATTATGGTAGTTGAACATACAAGAGATATGGCGGCATATGAAAAGACAGGAAAGTACGAGGGCGTATATCATGTTCTTCATGGAGCAATAAGCCCGATGCTTGGAATCGGACCGGCTGATATCAGATTAAAGGAGCTTATGGTAAGGCTTCAGGGAGATGTTGACGAGGTTATTATCGCAACTAATTCCAATCTGGAGGGTGAGACAACAGCAATGTACATAAGCAAAATGATAAAGCCAACAGGAATTAAGGTGACAAGAATTGCAAGCGGAGTTCCTGTCGGCGGCGATCTTGAATATATCGATGAGGTTACACTTTTAAGAGCATTAGACGGAAGAACCGAGCTTTAA
- a CDS encoding YbaB/EbfC family nucleoid-associated protein, producing the protein MAKRGGFPGGMPGNMNNLMKQAQRMQRQMEEQQAELENKEFSATAGGGVVEVTVTGKREVSKVKIDPEAVDPDDVEMLEDLIVAATNEALRKCEEESQAQMAKITGGLGGLGGGLF; encoded by the coding sequence ATGGCTAAAAGAGGTGGTTTTCCAGGAGGAATGCCTGGTAATATGAATAATCTGATGAAGCAGGCACAGAGAATGCAGCGTCAGATGGAGGAGCAGCAGGCAGAGCTTGAGAATAAGGAATTCAGTGCGACAGCAGGCGGCGGAGTAGTTGAGGTAACTGTTACAGGTAAGAGAGAAGTATCTAAGGTTAAGATTGACCCTGAAGCAGTTGATCCAGATGATGTAGAGATGCTTGAGGACTTAATCGTAGCAGCTACTAATGAAGCTTTAAGAAAATGCGAAGAAGAGTCACAGGCACAGATGGCTAAGATTACTGGAGGACTTGGAGGATTAGGCGGAGGCTTATTCTAA